One Sphingomonas endolithica DNA segment encodes these proteins:
- the rplJ gene encoding 50S ribosomal protein L10 has product MDRAQKTELVAELNRSFAEVGVVVVTRNLGMTVSQSTKLRNAMRDAGATYKVSKNKLAKIALDGTDYGSLSDMLTGPVGLASSIDPVAAAKVVVDFAKTNDKFEIVGGAMGATALDVAGVQALATLPSLDELRAKIVGLLVAPATKIATITQAPAAQLARVLSAYAEKEAA; this is encoded by the coding sequence ATGGATCGCGCTCAAAAGACCGAGCTCGTCGCCGAGCTGAACCGCAGCTTTGCCGAGGTCGGCGTGGTGGTTGTCACCCGCAATCTCGGCATGACCGTTTCGCAGTCGACCAAACTGCGCAACGCGATGCGTGATGCCGGCGCGACCTACAAGGTCTCGAAGAACAAGCTTGCCAAGATCGCACTCGATGGCACCGATTACGGTTCGCTGAGCGACATGCTCACCGGCCCCGTCGGCCTTGCCAGCTCGATCGATCCCGTCGCGGCCGCCAAGGTGGTGGTCGATTTCGCGAAGACGAACGACAAGTTCGAAATCGTCGGCGGGGCGATGGGTGCGACTGCCCTCGACGTAGCAGGCGTGCAAGCGCTCGCGACACTGCCCTCGCTGGATGAACTGCGTGCCAAGATCGTCGGTCTCCTCGTTGCCCCGGCAACGAAGATCGCCACGATCACGCAGGCTCCGGCAGCGCAGCTCGCGCGCGTGCTGTCCGCCTATGCGGAGAAGGAAGCAGCCTGA
- a CDS encoding PhoX family protein, whose protein sequence is MTQTFDGITAYDDGDIDTNRSNNLHLNDLIASRYSRRQTLFGGISAATTAVFGGMLLTACGDGGSDGAADTVTVGAGAAAATTAGKQVTLTGTVTGTSSTASWTQVSGPAVTLAQGTTGTATFTAPAVAAATPLVFRFTATSRDNIPATADTTVTVSPAIVDFAAVAKNRNDLVTVPAGYTVTVLYRLGDPIATGVGAFANDGTDDTYSKRAGDHHDGMTYFGLSAAGTAPDPTSNTRGLLVMNHENITRNYLHVNGPTSVNGARPEAEALKEMECHGVSVIEVNRATAWSYSPTAALNRRITPLTPMTFSGPAKGNALLKTVYSKDGTASRGTINNCANGTMPWNTYLTNEENWAGYFRRALTDAAVRTAAGASKENISLNRYGMAYGRNNSTGEALPLDGNNNWATVVPADANNTIYARWNITAQATAAADGTGDFRHEAFQFGWVVEIDPFNATSVPRKRTALGRMNHEGCVIGRTVVGVSPAFYMGDDAQNEYLYKFVSTAKWAAADATNADRLAMGDKYLDAGILYVAKLNADGSGTWLPLVFGQGGLTAASTVYPFADQADVLINARLAGDVLGATKMDRPEWTAVNPATGEMYLTLTNNSSRTPANTDAANPRAYADPRAAATNPTVTATTTTGNANGHIIRLRETGDTSEALSFTWDIYAFGAGSDLDAANINLSGLDATNDFSSPDGLWFGLPSNASGNTTPIMWIETDDGAYTDVTNCMLLAAIPGKVGDGTTKTITNTTSAGTGTQATRIGKAPGATLKRFLVGPRECEITGIFSTPDGKSLFVNIQHPGENGGPANITSSWPANQAGAVTTPSRPRSSTIVITKNDGGIVGL, encoded by the coding sequence ATGACGCAGACATTCGACGGCATCACGGCCTATGACGATGGCGATATCGACACCAATCGCAGCAACAATCTGCACCTGAACGATCTGATCGCGTCGCGCTATTCGCGCCGTCAGACCTTGTTCGGTGGTATCTCTGCGGCAACCACCGCCGTGTTCGGCGGCATGCTGCTGACGGCGTGCGGCGATGGTGGGTCGGATGGCGCGGCCGATACGGTCACCGTCGGTGCCGGCGCCGCCGCTGCCACGACCGCGGGCAAGCAGGTCACGCTGACCGGCACCGTCACCGGCACCTCCAGCACCGCCAGCTGGACGCAGGTCAGCGGCCCGGCCGTCACGCTGGCGCAAGGGACCACCGGCACCGCCACGTTCACTGCGCCCGCCGTTGCCGCCGCCACGCCGTTGGTGTTCCGCTTCACCGCCACCAGCCGCGACAACATCCCGGCGACCGCCGACACGACCGTGACGGTCAGCCCCGCAATCGTCGATTTCGCCGCGGTCGCCAAGAACCGCAACGATCTGGTCACCGTCCCCGCCGGCTACACCGTCACCGTGCTGTACCGCCTGGGCGATCCGATCGCGACCGGCGTCGGCGCGTTCGCCAATGACGGCACCGACGACACCTATTCCAAGCGCGCCGGCGATCATCACGACGGCATGACCTATTTCGGCCTCAGCGCCGCCGGCACCGCGCCCGACCCGACCAGCAACACGCGCGGTTTGCTGGTGATGAACCACGAGAACATCACCCGCAATTATCTGCACGTCAACGGCCCAACCTCCGTCAACGGCGCTCGTCCCGAGGCCGAGGCGCTGAAGGAAATGGAGTGCCACGGCGTGTCGGTGATCGAGGTCAACCGCGCGACCGCTTGGAGCTACTCGCCGACCGCCGCGCTCAACCGCCGCATCACCCCACTCACGCCGATGACGTTCAGCGGCCCGGCAAAGGGCAACGCGCTGCTGAAGACGGTCTATTCGAAGGACGGCACCGCCAGCCGCGGCACGATCAACAATTGTGCCAATGGCACCATGCCGTGGAACACGTACCTGACCAACGAAGAGAATTGGGCCGGCTACTTCCGTCGTGCCTTGACGGACGCAGCGGTTCGTACCGCCGCAGGTGCATCGAAAGAAAATATTTCTCTCAACCGCTACGGCATGGCCTACGGCCGCAACAACTCAACAGGCGAAGCGCTGCCGCTCGACGGCAACAACAACTGGGCGACGGTCGTCCCGGCCGATGCGAACAACACGATCTACGCGCGCTGGAACATCACCGCGCAGGCCACTGCCGCTGCGGACGGCACCGGCGATTTCCGCCACGAAGCGTTCCAGTTCGGCTGGGTCGTCGAGATCGATCCATTCAACGCCACGTCCGTGCCGCGCAAGCGCACCGCGCTCGGCCGCATGAACCATGAAGGCTGCGTCATCGGCCGCACCGTCGTCGGCGTGTCACCCGCTTTCTACATGGGTGACGATGCTCAGAACGAATATCTCTACAAGTTCGTCTCGACCGCCAAATGGGCCGCCGCCGACGCTACCAATGCCGATCGTCTCGCGATGGGCGACAAGTATCTCGACGCCGGCATCCTCTACGTCGCCAAGCTCAATGCCGATGGCAGCGGCACGTGGTTGCCACTGGTGTTCGGCCAGGGCGGCTTGACCGCCGCCAGCACGGTCTATCCGTTTGCCGATCAGGCCGACGTGCTAATCAACGCGCGCTTGGCGGGCGACGTGCTCGGCGCGACCAAGATGGATCGTCCGGAATGGACCGCGGTCAACCCCGCCACCGGCGAGATGTACCTGACGCTGACCAACAACTCGTCGCGGACTCCGGCGAATACCGACGCGGCTAACCCGCGCGCTTATGCCGATCCGCGCGCCGCAGCGACCAACCCGACCGTCACGGCAACCACCACCACCGGCAACGCCAACGGCCACATCATTCGCCTGCGTGAAACCGGCGACACCTCGGAAGCACTGTCCTTCACCTGGGATATCTATGCCTTCGGTGCCGGCAGCGATCTCGATGCGGCCAACATCAACCTGTCGGGGCTGGACGCCACCAACGACTTCTCGTCGCCCGACGGCCTGTGGTTCGGCCTGCCCAGCAACGCGAGCGGCAACACCACCCCGATCATGTGGATCGAAACCGATGACGGCGCTTATACCGACGTCACCAATTGCATGCTGCTCGCTGCCATTCCCGGCAAGGTCGGCGACGGCACGACCAAGACGATCACCAACACGACCAGCGCCGGCACCGGCACACAGGCGACGCGGATCGGCAAGGCGCCCGGCGCCACGCTCAAGCGTTTCCTGGTCGGCCCGCGCGAGTGCGAGATCACCGGCATCTTCTCGACGCCGGACGGCAAGTCGCTGTTCGTCAACATCCAGCATCCCGGTGAGAATGGCGGCCCAGCCAACATCACCAGCAGCTGGCCGGCCAACCAGGCCGGCGCGGTGACGACCCCGTCGCGCCCGCGCTCGTCGACGATCGTCATCACCAAGAACGATGGCGGTATCGTCGGTCTCTGA
- the rplL gene encoding 50S ribosomal protein L7/L12: MADLNALVDSLSELTVLEAAELSKMLEEKWGVSAAAAVAAPAAGGGGAAAPAAEEQTEFDVILTGDGGKKINVIKEVRAITALGLTEAKTLVESAPKAVKEGVSKDEAAKIKAQLEAAGATVEVK, from the coding sequence ATGGCAGACCTGAACGCGCTGGTAGACAGCCTGAGCGAACTGACCGTCCTCGAAGCCGCTGAGCTTTCGAAGATGCTCGAAGAGAAGTGGGGCGTTTCGGCCGCAGCAGCGGTTGCAGCACCTGCAGCTGGTGGCGGCGGCGCAGCAGCCCCTGCTGCTGAAGAGCAGACCGAATTCGACGTCATCCTGACCGGCGACGGTGGCAAGAAGATCAACGTCATCAAGGAAGTCCGTGCGATCACCGCGCTCGGCCTGACCGAAGCAAAGACGCTGGTCGAATCGGCTCCCAAGGCCGTCAAGGAAGGCGTGTCGAAGGACGAAGCCGCCAAGATCAAGGCGCAGCTGGAAGCAGCCGGCGCGACCGTCGAGGTCAAGTAA